TTTTTCAGGAGTATCCGGCAAATGCGGTGATCTAGTTCCAGCCCGGCGTTTGATTATATTTCCCGTTGCTGCGGGAGATCTCATCCGGGTTGATCGGCCATGCCATATGGCGGGCGGGATCGAAGCTGCGCCGCGGCCAGATCTCCTTGATGGTATAGGGAGAAGCAGGATCGGTGGAGTTGGAGTGGCTCCGTCCGTGCAGGGGGGCATTGATCTTGTCGTAATCACCCCAGCGTTTCAGGTCCTGCAGGCGGTCGGTCCATTCGCAGCCCAGTTCTACCCGGCGTTCGTGCTTCAGATCTTCCAGCGTAGGCACACCAATGTTTCCCAGTCCCGCGCGGTTCCTGATCTCGTTCAGCGGAGCGGTGGCTTCACCGGCCCTGTTGAGGTTGATCAGCGCTTCGGCTTTGAAGAGCAGGATCTCCGCGTAACGGATCAGCGGAAGGTTCAGGCGGGTAGTGGGATAGTCGCCATTCGGATTGATATTCGGATTGCTGCCCGCATCTTCATCACTGCCATAGCTGTACGGTTCCATGTATTTATTGATCTGGAAACCGGAGAGGCTGTTGGTGGAGAAGTAAGAGCGTTCCACGCCGAAGTAGGTGAACTTGTCGTTGAATTTGAGAATGGTCACTTCACGGCGCGGGTCATTGGCCTCATATTCCTGGTACAGCTCTTCGGTGGGCTGGAAGTATCCCCAGCCATTGTAAATGCCCCAGCCTTTGTTTTCCAGGATAACGCCCGGGAACTCTGAACCGCCTTGCACACCGGAAGTAACGGACCAGATGTATTCCGGGCCCCAGTTCTGTGCGATGGTGAATACGGCGCGGTAGTTCTGCTCACCGCTGCCCATACCGGTAACGAGCCCGCGGTTGCCCTCATCCCTGATCTTGTCGCACAAAGCAGGCACCGGTTCCCATTTGGTCTGATCGTAATCCGCCCAATAAGCATATGCTTTCACCATGTAGGCCCAGGCGGCTGCTTTGTGTGCCCTGCCTCGGTTTGCAGCGTCATAGGTTTCAAAGAAAGGCAGCAGTTCTGCAGCTTTCTCCAGGTCCTGGACGATCTGTGCATAGTTGTCTTTTACAGATGCCAGCTGCGGCGGAATGCGGTCGCCATAACCTTCAAACTCCGGCCCGTCGAAAGGTACGCCCTGGTCTTCATGCCCCCAGATATACGCGATCCAGAAATGCGCAAAGCCTCTCATGAAATAGGCTTCCCCGAGTGTGCGGTCACGAACGGATTCGGAAACATTCACAGCATTGGGAATACCTTCGATGATCTGGTTGGATTTATTGATCAGCCAGTACAGATCGTTCCATGCAGTGGTCAGATAACCTTCGCGGCCGGAGGGAATGAAGTTCTTGATATTCTCCGCTTCCGCTTTTACGCGACCTACAACGAGGTCATCGCTCGCTACCTGTATCCAGAAGAGGTCACGGCCCCAGGTGGATTCGTAGCGCATGGGAACATACAGGCTGGCTGCAGCCTTTTCGAGATCTTCATCGCTTTGCCAGAAAAAAGCGGTAGTAGGTTCGCCGTTGGGTTTGGTATCCACCCAATCCTTTGTGCAGGCGCTCAGGCCTGTCAGCAGCAGTGTCAGCGATATAATATGATAAAGTGTCTTTTTCATCCGTTTAAGTTTTTTTGCTTGATCAGATCGGATGGCACATCCGGCTACCGGATGCGCCATGATGCTGTTGGTTTATCAGAGGTTCAGTTTAACACCTACGGAAAATATGCGCGACAGCGGGAATTGACCGCCATCCAGGCCTATACCGCCTACCTCGGGGTCCATGCCGGTGTATTTGGTGAAGGTGAGCAGGTTGTCAGCGCTCACGTACACACGGAGACCGGAGTTCCAGGACATTTTAGGGAAAGTGTACCCGATCAGCAGGTTCTTGAGCCGGAGGTAATTGCCGTCTTCAAGATACCAGTCGGACACTGTCTGGAAGTTTTTATTCGGGTCGTTGGCAGAAATGCGCGGGATGTCCGAGCTGGTGTTTTCCGGAGACCAGGCATCCAGTATTTTATCCCAGCGGTTGTATCCCTGTTCGGAACCGTTGAGGGTGGATTGCTTGAAGGCATGGAAGATCTTCACGCCGCCTACGCCCTGGAAGAACATGCTGAGATCGAAATTTTTCCAGGTGAGGTTAGCGGTGAACCCGTAGGTGAAATTCGGGAAAGCGCTGCCCATGAATACCCGGTCCGCATCATTGATCTGGCCGTCATTGTTCTCATCGATGAACTTCAGGTCACCTGCTTTTGCATTCGGCTGTATGCGTGTGCCGTCTTTTGAATAGGCAGCCGCTTCTGCGTCTGACTGGAAGATGCCATCGCTACGGATCAGCCAGTAGGAATAATAAGGCTGATCAACTACGGAGCGGTAAGGATTCAATACGCCTCTCCAGGCATCGCCGTGCGACCAGAAGGAGTTGGCATTGTCATCGATATAAGCTACCCTGTTCTTCAGCGTGGCGATATTGCCGCCGATCTCGTATTGCAGCATGCCCACCTGGTCCCGCCAGCTGGCGGCTACTTCAAAACCGGTGTTGCGGATCTCGCCCTGGTTGATGAGCGGTGCGCCGAAACCGAAAGTATTGGGCCAGTCGGTATCCTGTAATTTGATGAGATCGTAAGTGAGTTTATCAAAGTAATCGGCGGTAATGCTCAGCCTTTCGTTCATCAGGCTGATATCCAGACCGATATCCGATTGCCTGGATGTTTCCCAGCTGAGATTGGGATTGTAGAGGCTGTTCATGTACAGCGCGTTGGACCGCGGCGATGTTTCTCCCACCTGGAAGTTATGGTTGGAGCTGAGTTTCGGATAACCGTAGTACAGGCCAACGGAACCGATGTTCCCGATACGTCCCCAGCTGGCGCGGAACTTGATCAGGTCTACCCCCTTCACATTGAAGAAAGGTTCGGAGCTGAGCTTCCATGCTGCGGTGATGCCGGGGAAACCTTTCACCCGGTTGTCTGCCGCCAGGCGGCCGGCGATATCATAACGGTAGCTGCCGGTAACGAAGTAACGGTCTGCCCAGCTATAGGAGATCCTTCCGACGTAAGACAGGTTGCGGTCTTCCCACTGATTGTCCGTCGGGCGGTTCTGATCGAAGATGCTGGCATTGATGAAAAACCTTGACCAGTCTGCTTCGTTCTCGATGCCTTTCGCAGCGGCACTGAAGGAACGTGCGCCGTTTTCCTGCGCCGTCACGGATGCCATGGCGCCGATATTATGTTTGCCGAAGATGCGGTTGTAAGTGGCCGTGTTCTCCCATATCCAGCTATACTCCCGGTTGGTGGAGTAGGAAAGCGTGTTCTGGTTGTTCGGCTTGCCCGGCTCGGTCCTGCGCGGTTCAAAGTTTTTCCACAGCGAACTGTTATTGCGGTAAGCAAAACGGGTGAGGAAGCTGAGGCCTTTGAATATCTCGGACACAGACAGCTCTGTTACGGACTGGAGGTCGTTGCCTTTATTGAAAGGCCTGTTCCGCAGCAGGGTAGCCACGGGATTGATAGCATCCCCGTGTATGCCCAGGTAGCTGGATTCGCGGGGGCCTACGCCGCCGAATGATCCATCTTCATAATACGGCGTGGCGGAACGCGGCATGTAGATCGCAGAGAGAATGCTGCCGCTGTACCCGCTGGATGTTTCCGTACCGCGGTTATCGTTATTGTTCCAGAACAGTTCCTGGCGGAGTTTGATGTTGTGACTGAATTCGTAGAAGGCGTTGAGGCGGAGTGAAAGGTTTTTGTTGTAGGTATTGATAAGGGTGCCTTCTTCGTTTTCATACCGGGCCTGCAGGAGGGTGGAGAATTTGTCCGTTCCCGCGTTCACGCTAACGGTGTGCCGCTGAACGATGCCGGTGCGGAATATCTCATCCACCCAGTCCGTCCGGGTAACCTGGGCGTAGGGGTTCAGGGAAGCATCCCAGCCGCTGAGCGGAGTGAGGCCGGCATTGGTATAGGCGAGGTTGGAAACCTTTGCTTCATCTTCTGCGCGCAGGGATTGCGGCAGCCTCCAGGCATTCTTGATGCCGGTAAAGCCGGTATATTCAACACCTGGTGCCCCTTTTCTGGCCTGGCGCGTAGTGATGAGGATAACACCCGCGGAGCCGGAGAAAGCGCCGTAAATGGCCGCGGAAGCCGCATCTTTCAGTATGGTGATGGACTCTACGTCAGCGGGATTGTAGGGAGCATTGGGAACACCATCTACCACATACAGTACGCTTTCCGTTGCCCTTGAGCCTACGCCGCGGATCGTTACCTTGGGTGTGCTGTTGGGGTGACCGCCGTTGTTCACCACGGTTACGCCGGCTACCTTGCCCTGTATCATGGCAGGCACATTCAGCACAGGGCGGCTCCGGATCTGCTCCATATCAGGTACCACAGAAACCGCAGCGGAAAGGTCCGATTTCTTGGCAGTACCGTAACCGAGCACCACTATTTCGTTAAGTGACTGGCGGCTGTTGGCCAGCACTACGTCCATTTCGCCTGACTTTTCAACCGGCAGTTCCCGGTTCTCGAAGCCCACAGAGCTGAAGCGCAACACATCGCCTTCGCTGACAGTGATCTCGTATTGGCCGTTGGCATCGGTTATCGCTCTTTTCTCAGTGCCTTTTACCCATACGGTAACACCCGGAACGGCTTCGCCGTCTGAAGTGGCCACGCGGCCTTTCACCTTGCGGTCTTTAGACTGGACCGGGGTGCTCGCAGCGCTTTCTGCTGCCTTGCGAAAAAGTATGGAAGTATTGCTGATGTTGAACTCGATGCCGGCTTTTGTGCGCAGCAGGTTCAGGGCTTCTCCCAGGGTAATATTGTCCGCCTGGTAGTCGTTCACCATGATCTTGTCGAAATCGCCGGTGATGAAGCTGAAGGAATAGCGGCTTTGTTTGTCAAGCGCGTCCAGTACGCTGGAAAGAGACGCTTTGCTGATGCTCAGTTTTACACGTTCATTCAGGGTAGTCTGCTGGCTGAAACCGGAGGCAGACAGCATGAGCAGGCCCATGAACAGGCAGAGGCGCAACAATGTGGGAACAGCCGTCCGTTGCCGGTGGGCATGCTGTTCCGGTTTGGTAAATGTTTTCTTCATGATGTGTTGTTTTTACAGGGATACTCCAGGAGCCCTGCGTATTAATAAATAGTTACCAGCTTGCCGGAAATCCTGAACCGTTTGTGATTCATGTAGCACAGGTTGCCAAGCATTTTTTCAAAACTCTGCGGGGGGAAGGCCACCGTGATATTTTTCTCTATATCTTTTTTATTCACCCAGCGCACGCTGTAGCCGTTCTTTTCGCAGAGGCGCACCATGGCGTCATGTACAGAGAGGCCGGAGGCTGTAAATCCTCCTTCCTTCCAGGTGGTAGCCAGTTTCATATCTTCTTTCGCAATCAGCATGCGGCTGCCTTCTGGATCATACCTGGCGGCATAACCGGGTTCCAGGATGGTCTTTACCGCACTGTCCGTCCTGGCCAATACCTGCACTTTTCCGCTCAGCAGGGATACCCGGCTCATTTTTTCACCGGGATAGGCTTCCACGCTGAAGGCGGTTCCCAGCACCCTGATCGTCAGGTCCCGGGTATGAATAATGAAAGGCCGGCGGCTGTCTTTATGCACTTCAAAGAATCCTTCCCCTGTCAGCGCGATGTGCCGTTCCTGCGTTAGCGGATCTTCTTCCCAGCGTAGGGAGGCATTGGCGTTCAGCCATACTTCGGAACTGTCAGGCAGGATGACCTTTTTGATCGTTCCTGAGCCGTTTTGCACGAGCATGGCGTTGTTTTCGGATTGTGGCGGCGGTGTGCGGCGGGAATACATCCAGGCAAAGGCCAGCCCCGCTGTTAAAACAACGGAAGCGGCCAGCATGCGTTTCACGGCTGGGGGGAATAGCCGGAAAGTTTTGGGCTGCGGCAGGCTGCTGC
This genomic stretch from Chitinophaga sp. XS-30 harbors:
- a CDS encoding RagB/SusD family nutrient uptake outer membrane protein; the protein is MKKTLYHIISLTLLLTGLSACTKDWVDTKPNGEPTTAFFWQSDEDLEKAAASLYVPMRYESTWGRDLFWIQVASDDLVVGRVKAEAENIKNFIPSGREGYLTTAWNDLYWLINKSNQIIEGIPNAVNVSESVRDRTLGEAYFMRGFAHFWIAYIWGHEDQGVPFDGPEFEGYGDRIPPQLASVKDNYAQIVQDLEKAAELLPFFETYDAANRGRAHKAAAWAYMVKAYAYWADYDQTKWEPVPALCDKIRDEGNRGLVTGMGSGEQNYRAVFTIAQNWGPEYIWSVTSGVQGGSEFPGVILENKGWGIYNGWGYFQPTEELYQEYEANDPRREVTILKFNDKFTYFGVERSYFSTNSLSGFQINKYMEPYSYGSDEDAGSNPNINPNGDYPTTRLNLPLIRYAEILLFKAEALINLNRAGEATAPLNEIRNRAGLGNIGVPTLEDLKHERRVELGCEWTDRLQDLKRWGDYDKINAPLHGRSHSNSTDPASPYTIKEIWPRRSFDPARHMAWPINPDEISRSNGKYNQTPGWN
- a CDS encoding TonB-dependent receptor, coding for MKKTFTKPEQHAHRQRTAVPTLLRLCLFMGLLMLSASGFSQQTTLNERVKLSISKASLSSVLDALDKQSRYSFSFITGDFDKIMVNDYQADNITLGEALNLLRTKAGIEFNISNTSILFRKAAESAASTPVQSKDRKVKGRVATSDGEAVPGVTVWVKGTEKRAITDANGQYEITVSEGDVLRFSSVGFENRELPVEKSGEMDVVLANSRQSLNEIVVLGYGTAKKSDLSAAVSVVPDMEQIRSRPVLNVPAMIQGKVAGVTVVNNGGHPNSTPKVTIRGVGSRATESVLYVVDGVPNAPYNPADVESITILKDAASAAIYGAFSGSAGVILITTRQARKGAPGVEYTGFTGIKNAWRLPQSLRAEDEAKVSNLAYTNAGLTPLSGWDASLNPYAQVTRTDWVDEIFRTGIVQRHTVSVNAGTDKFSTLLQARYENEEGTLINTYNKNLSLRLNAFYEFSHNIKLRQELFWNNNDNRGTETSSGYSGSILSAIYMPRSATPYYEDGSFGGVGPRESSYLGIHGDAINPVATLLRNRPFNKGNDLQSVTELSVSEIFKGLSFLTRFAYRNNSSLWKNFEPRRTEPGKPNNQNTLSYSTNREYSWIWENTATYNRIFGKHNIGAMASVTAQENGARSFSAAAKGIENEADWSRFFINASIFDQNRPTDNQWEDRNLSYVGRISYSWADRYFVTGSYRYDIAGRLAADNRVKGFPGITAAWKLSSEPFFNVKGVDLIKFRASWGRIGNIGSVGLYYGYPKLSSNHNFQVGETSPRSNALYMNSLYNPNLSWETSRQSDIGLDISLMNERLSITADYFDKLTYDLIKLQDTDWPNTFGFGAPLINQGEIRNTGFEVAASWRDQVGMLQYEIGGNIATLKNRVAYIDDNANSFWSHGDAWRGVLNPYRSVVDQPYYSYWLIRSDGIFQSDAEAAAYSKDGTRIQPNAKAGDLKFIDENNDGQINDADRVFMGSAFPNFTYGFTANLTWKNFDLSMFFQGVGGVKIFHAFKQSTLNGSEQGYNRWDKILDAWSPENTSSDIPRISANDPNKNFQTVSDWYLEDGNYLRLKNLLIGYTFPKMSWNSGLRVYVSADNLLTFTKYTGMDPEVGGIGLDGGQFPLSRIFSVGVKLNL
- a CDS encoding FecR family protein encodes the protein MESQKYPGAKALLEKFHAGKCTPEELALLDEWYESLGNGQTEGLSPEETAAKREAFLAGFRSSLPQPKTFRLFPPAVKRMLAASVVLTAGLAFAWMYSRRTPPPQSENNAMLVQNGSGTIKKVILPDSSEVWLNANASLRWEEDPLTQERHIALTGEGFFEVHKDSRRPFIIHTRDLTIRVLGTAFSVEAYPGEKMSRVSLLSGKVQVLARTDSAVKTILEPGYAARYDPEGSRMLIAKEDMKLATTWKEGGFTASGLSVHDAMVRLCEKNGYSVRWVNKKDIEKNITVAFPPQSFEKMLGNLCYMNHKRFRISGKLVTIY